A DNA window from Vigna unguiculata cultivar IT97K-499-35 chromosome 10, ASM411807v1, whole genome shotgun sequence contains the following coding sequences:
- the LOC114166458 gene encoding ABC transporter C family member 8-like: MMMMMIFNGYADDFSWNCLKHFELTSFCTQRTTIDTINLIFVCVFYASTILSLITRNFINGSHRKSRFFLTVCICCAITSIVFYGIGLWNLIAKTGNSMATCVVRGFVWTSFAVSLLLQTHKWIKVLNSLWWACSCALVSALHIQILFRNHTIEIFDLLQWLLQMLLLFCALQNLGYFVTQSEQGNLSEPLLAQEVDTEETGLGRASFLSKLTFSWVNSLLSLGYSKPLSLEDIPSLLSEDKADLSHQNFMHACQSLVTERSENNTKNLVFWSIVRTHLKENILIAVYALFRTIAVTVSPLILYAFVNFSNSRDSGDTALREGLTIVGFLILSKVVESVSQRHWYFCSRRSGLKMRSALMVAVYEKQLKLSSSARTRHSTGEIVNYIAVDAYRMGECPWWFHLTWACTLQLLLSITILYGVVGVGALPGLVPLLICGFINVPIAKILQKCMAQFMISQDERLRATSEILNSMKIIKLQSWEDKFKNLVENLRAKEFVWLSKAQMLKAYGSFLYWMSPTIVSAVVFLGCVVFNSAPLNAGTIFTVLATLRNLGEPVRMIPEALSVMIQIKVSFDRLNTFLFDEELDTSDGNRSYINRSSTNAVEIQAGNFIWDHESVSPTLRDLNLEIKWGQKVAVCGPVGAGKSSLLYAILGEIPKISGTVNVFGNIAYVSQTSWIQSGTLRDNILFGKPMEKTRYESAIKVCALDKDINDFSHGDHTEIGQRGINMSGGQKQRIQLARAVYNDADIYLLDDPFSAVDAHTAAILFKDCVMTALRGKTVILVTHQVEFLSEVDTILVMEGGKVTQSGNYENLLTAGTAFEELVSAHKEAIIEVDPKNENKTYREEESENVYRTKNQNEGEISTEGRLGIQLTQEEEKEIGDVGLKTFWDYISISRGSLMLFGIMLVQFAFVALQAASTVWLALAIEIPKINSVTLIGLYSLISFASAGFIYIRALLTSYLGLKASKAFFTNFNTAIFNAPMLFFDSTPVGRILTRASSDLSNLDFDIPYSITFVACVAVEILVTICIIVLVTWPVVIVAIAALVASKYVQVYYQASSRELMRINGITKAPVMNFATETSLGVVTVRAFNMVESFFKNYLKLVDTDATLFFHSNVTMEWLLLRIEALQNLTAITVALLLVLFPQGYVSSGLVGLSLSYALTLTSSIIFWTRWYCSLLNYLISVERIKQFIHLPSEPPAIVKDHQPPSSWPSKGRIDLQALEIRYRPNAPLVLKGITCTFREGSRVGVVGRTGSGKSTLISALFRLVEPASGDILIDGINICSMGLRDLRMKLSIIPQEPTLFKGSIRTNLDPLGLYSDDDIWKALEKCQLKETISHLPNLLDSKVSDEGGNWSLGQRQLFCLGRVLLKRNRILVLDEATASIDSATDAILQRIIRQEFEECTVITVAHRVPTVIDSDMVMVLSYGKMVEYDEPLKLMDTDSSFSKLVAEYWASCSKNSS; encoded by the exons atgatgatgatgatgatcttcAATGGATACGCTGATGATTTCTCATGGAATTGTCTGAAGCATTTTGAGCTCACTTCTTTCTGTACGCAAAGGACCACAATAGACACCATAAATCTAATCTTCGTCTGTGTCTTCTACGCTTCCACGATTCTCAGTTTAATCAcaagaaattttataaatggaAGTCATAGAAAAAGCAGGTTTTTCCTTACTGTTTGTATCTGTTGTGCTATCACTAGCATTGTGTTTTACGGTATTGGTTTGTGGAATCTCATAGCCAAAACTGGGAACTCCATGGCTACATGCGTTGTAAGAGGATTTGTTTGGACTTCTTTTGCAGTTTCTTTGCTTCTTCAGACACACAAATGGATCAAAGTTCTAAACTCTCTCTGGTGGGCATGTTCCTGTGCACTTGTTTCAGCTCTCcacattcaaattttgtttagaaaccATACCATAGAAATTTTCGATCTCCTACAATGGCTCTTACAGATGCTTCTTCTCTTCTGTGCCCTTCAAAACCTTGGTTACTTTGTCACTCAAAGTGAGCAAGGAAATTTATCTGAGCCATTGTTAGCTCAGGAAGTTGACACAGAAGAAACAGGACTAGGTCGTGCTTCCTTTCTGAGCAAGTTGACTTTCTCTTGGGTTAACTCCTTACTCAGTTTGGGTTACTCAAAGCCACTGTCTCTTGAAGATATCCCTTCCCTTCTTTCTGAAGATAAAGCAGACTTGTCCCACCAAAACTTCATGCATGCATGCCAATCCCTTGTGACGGAGAGAAGCGAAAACAACACCAAGAACTTGGTGTTTTGGTCCATTGTTAGAACTCACTTAAAAGAGAACATATTAATAGCTGTTTACGCATTGTTCAGAACCATTGCTGTGACTGTTTCTCCTTTAATACTCTATGCTTTTGTCAACTTTTCAAATAGTAGGGATTCTGGGGATACAGCTCTCAGAGAAGGTCTTACCATAGTGGGTTTTCTTATTCTCTCCAAAGTAGTTGAATCTGTGTCCCAGAGACACTGGTACTTTTGTTCCAGGAGGTCAGGATTGAAGATGAGATCAGCTCTGATGGTGGCAGTGTatgaaaaacaactaaaacTTTCAAGCTCAGCAAGAACAAGACACTCAACAGGAGAAATTGTGAATTACATTGCTGTTGATGCGTATCGCATGGGAGAATGTCCATGGTGGTTTCATCTAACCTGGGCATGTACGTTGCAACTTCTTCTATCTATCACTATCCTTTATGGAGTTGTGGGAGTTGGTGCGCTTCCTGGTTTAGTCCCTCTTCTTATATGTGGATTTATCAATGTGCCAATTGCCAAGATACTGCAAAAGTGCATGGCACAGTTCATGATTTCACAGGACGAGCGTCTTAGAGCAACTTCAGAAATACTCAATAGCATGAAAATCATCAAGTTGCAGTCCTGGGAAGACAAATTCAAGAATTTGGTTGAGAACCTTCGTGCGAAAGAGTTCGTTTGGCTATCTAAGGCACAGATGTTGAAAGCTTATGGGTCATTTTTATATTGGATGTCTCCTACCATCGTTTCTGCTGTTGTTTTCCTCGGTTGTGTTGTTTTCAATAGTGCTCCATTGAATGCTGGGACCATTTTTACTGTTCTTGCAACGTTGAGGAACTTGGGAGAACCTGTTCGAATGATTCCGGAGGCTCTATCTGTTATGATCCAAATTAAGGTATCTTTTGATCGTCTCAATACCTTTTTGTTTGATGAAGAACTAGATACCAGTGATGGTAACAGAAGCTATATAAACCGAAGTTCAACTAATGCGGTAGAAATCCAAGCTGGCAACTTCATTTGGGACCATGAATCAGTGTCCCCAACATTGAGAGATCTGAATTTAGAAATCAAATGGGGACAGAAAGTTGCAGTTTGTGGGCCAGTTGGAGCTGGAAAATCTTCTCTTTTGTATGCAATACTAGGAGAGATTCCCAAGATCTCAGGAACT GTTAATGTGTTCGGCAACATAGCATATGTTTCTCAAACTTCTTGGATACAAAGTGGGACGCTTCGAGATAATATACTCTTCGGGAAGCCAATGGAGAAAACAAGATATGAGAGTGCCATTAAAGTTTGTGCTTTGGACAAGGATATCAATGATTTTAGCCATGGTGATCATACAGAAATAGGTCAGCGAGGGATTAACATGAGTGGAGGACAAAAGCAAAGGATTCAACTAGCTCGTGCTGTCTACAACGATGCTGACATTTATCTCCTCGATGACCCTTTCAGTGCAGTTGATGCTCACACTGCTGCTATCCTTTTCAAA GACTGTGTAATGACGGCTCTAAGAGGGAAAACAGTCATTCTTGTGACACATCAAGTGGAGTTTCTATCAGAAGTTGATACAATCCTG GTAATGGAAGGTGGAAAAGTTACTCAATCAGGAAATTATGAGAATCTCTTAACAGCTGGGACTGCATTTGAAGAACTTGTGAGTGCTCACAAGGAAGCAATTATAGAGGTGGATCCGAAGAATGAGAACAAAACTTACAGAGAAGAAGAGTCTGAGAATGTTTATCGCACTAAAAATCAGAATGAGGGGGAGATTTCAACAGAGGGTCGACTTGGGATACAGCTTacacaagaagaagaaaaagagattgGTGATGTTGGCTTAAAGACATTCTGGGATTATATTTCCATTTCCAGAGGTTCATTGATGCTGTTTGGGATAATGTTGGTACAATTTGCTTTTGTTGCTTTGCAGGCTGCATCAACGGTTTGGCTTGCTTTAGCCATTGAAATTCCAAAAATAAATAGTGTCACTTTGATTGGGTTGTACTCATTAATTTCATTTGCTAGTGctgggtttatatatataagggCTCTCTTGACCTCTTACCTCGGATTAAAAGCTTCAAAAGCTTTCTTCACAAATTTCAATACTGCTATCTTCAATGCTCCTATGTTGTTCTTTGACTCAACCCCTGTAGGAAGGATTTTAACGAGA GCCTCGTCAGATTTAAGTAATTTGGACTTTGATATACCATATTCGATTACCTTTGTAGCATGTGTAGCAGTTGAAATTCTGGTGACAATTTGCATAATTGTTTTAGTAACTTGGCCAGTTGTCATCGTTGCCATTGCTGCTCTAGTTGCATCCAAATATGTTCAG GTATATTATCAAGCCTCGTCTAGGGAATTAATGAGGATCAATGGAATCACAAAAGCTCCTGTGATGAATTTTGCAACTGAGACATCTCTTGGTGTGGTTACTGTAAGAGCATTCAATATGGTAGAAAGTTTCTTTAAGAATTACTTAAAGCTTGTGGACACAGACGCAacacttttttttcattctaatgTGACCATGGAATGGTTACTTTTAAGGATTGAAGCACTTCAAAATTTGACAGCCATCACTGTAGCTTTGCTACTTGTTCTATTTCCTCAGGGATACGTGTCCTCAG GTCTTGTGGGGTTATCTCTCTCTTACGCATTAACCTTGACATCATCAATCATATTTTGGACTCGATGGTATTGCAGCTTATTAAACTATCTTATCTCTGTTGAGAGAATCAAGCAATTCATTCACTTACCATCAGAGCCTCCTGCTATTGTGAAGGACCACCAACCTCCCTCTTCATGGCCTTCCAAAGGCAGGATTGACCTTCAAGCCTTAGAA ATTAGATACCGTCCTAATGCTCCATTAGTGCTTAAGGGTATCACTTGCACCTTTAGGGAAGGGAGTAGAGTGGGAGTTGTAGGAAGAACAGGAAGTGGAAAAAGTACACTGATAAGTGCCTTGTTTCGCTTAGTTGAGCCAGCAAGCGGTGATATTCTGATAGATGGGATAAACATATGCTCAATGGGGTTGAGGGATTTGAGAATGAAACTAAGCATCATCCCTCAAGAACCAACTCTTTTCAAGGGCAGCATCAGAACCAACTTGGACCCTTTAGGCCTGTACTCAGATGATGACATATGGAAG GCTTTAGAGAAATGTCAGCTTAAGGAAACTATCAGCCATCTTCCAAATCTCTTAGACTCTAAGG TGAGTGATGAAGGTGGAAATTGGAGTTTGGGACAACGACAACTGTTTTGTCTTGGGAGAGTACTGCTTAAGAGGAACAGAATTCTTGTTCTGGATGAAGCTACTGCCTCCATTGACTCTGCCACGGATGCAATTCTTCAAAGAATTATCAGACAAGAGTTTGAAGAATGCACAGTTATTACAGTGGCTCACAGGGTTCCAACTGTTATAGACAGTGACATGGTTATGGTCCTCTCCTATG GGAAAATGGTGGAATATGATGAGCCTTTAAAACTAATGGACACCGATTCTTCATTCTCTAAACTGGTAGCTGAATATTGGGCCAGTTGCAGCAAGAATTCCtcctaa